From one Nitrosococcus halophilus Nc 4 genomic stretch:
- a CDS encoding F0F1 ATP synthase subunit gamma yields MSRRRETEQHLRSLQEISSIMDSMKMLALLETRKLGRLLPAQQQVVDSIKAVAADFHHFYPPRQPLTQDSRHIYLLMGSQRGFCGDFNETVLKALETALKSNPSPSPFLIAVGRKLCLKLEGDPRAVALLEGANMAEEIEEVLSRLVNALDQFREPETLPPVTLLHHRTHPHHPTTQGLEPSSANPKGSPQPEVQLTPLLPPFQELLPPIQFASPPLLNLSSQNFFTELVDHYLFATLHEICYASLMAENYHRMQHLEGAIHRLEEKIANLALKSNTLRQEEIIEEIEVILLSAETMIPGLSP; encoded by the coding sequence ATGAGCCGACGCCGGGAAACCGAGCAACACCTTCGCTCCCTCCAGGAGATCAGCAGCATTATGGACAGCATGAAAATGCTTGCGCTGCTGGAGACCCGCAAGCTCGGGCGTCTGCTCCCCGCCCAACAACAGGTAGTGGACAGCATTAAGGCCGTTGCCGCTGACTTTCATCACTTCTATCCTCCACGCCAGCCCCTTACCCAAGATTCCCGGCACATCTATCTGTTGATGGGCTCACAACGGGGGTTCTGCGGGGATTTTAACGAAACGGTGCTTAAAGCCCTAGAGACCGCATTAAAATCAAATCCCTCCCCTTCGCCCTTTCTTATTGCGGTGGGACGCAAACTCTGCCTTAAACTGGAAGGTGACCCCAGAGCAGTGGCCCTACTTGAAGGGGCTAATATGGCCGAAGAAATAGAAGAGGTCCTAAGCCGATTGGTCAATGCCCTGGATCAATTTCGAGAACCCGAAACGCTCCCTCCAGTCACCCTGCTGCACCATCGAACCCACCCCCATCATCCCACGACCCAGGGATTGGAACCCTCCTCGGCTAACCCCAAGGGAAGCCCCCAACCCGAAGTGCAGCTAACACCGCTCCTTCCCCCCTTCCAGGAGCTCCTTCCCCCCATCCAGTTTGCCTCTCCTCCCCTCCTTAACCTTTCTTCCCAAAACTTTTTCACCGAACTTGTGGATCACTATCTCTTCGCCACCCTCCATGAAATCTGTTACGCCTCCTTGATGGCCGAAAACTACCACCGTATGCAACACCTAGAAGGGGCTATCCATCGTTTAGAGGAAAAAATCGCCAATCTGGCGCTCAAATCTAATACACTACGCCAGGAAGAAATTATTGAAGAAATTGAAGTTATTCTGTTAAGTGCGGAGACGATGATACCGGGTTTATCCCCCTAA
- a CDS encoding F0F1 ATP synthase subunit alpha has translation MDDLNKAGSPGPLTALDTWFEEYHFRLRITEQGNVISVGDGITWIQGLPSAKLEELLVFEEGSLGVVFHLTQELLGAILLLDTDALTSGTGVHLTGQQLSIPVGDNLLGRVIDPLGTPLDGMESPQCSERRNLEHPSPPMVTRDFVHAPLYTGIKIIDTMIPMGRGQRQLIIGDEGLGKSAIAVDTIINQKGQGVYCVYVLIGQKRSTVLRTLDTLRQYGALDYTTVVVGEANALPGLQYLAPFAGCTLAEAWMAQGKDTLVIYDDLSTHARIYRELSLLLRRPPGREAYPGDIFHLHARLLERATCLTSRYGGGSMAAMPIVETQQGEIAAYIPTNLISITDGQIYLDADLFASGFRPAIDVAKSVSRIGGKAQHFRIREEAGRMKLDYLQFLELEIFTRFGAHLEPSMQAKIRHGRVLRKLLTQNRLSPLSIKCQLAWLIAFNEGRFDPFELEAIPRQLNRLVEHIQNSSLTLDRDRNEWLQTLETWLSAIPEDKE, from the coding sequence ATGGACGACTTGAATAAAGCCGGTAGCCCCGGGCCCCTAACCGCACTAGACACTTGGTTTGAGGAATACCATTTTAGGCTCCGGATTACTGAACAGGGCAATGTCATCTCGGTAGGAGATGGCATTACTTGGATTCAAGGATTGCCCTCCGCCAAACTCGAAGAGCTTCTCGTCTTTGAGGAGGGGAGTCTAGGCGTCGTCTTTCATCTGACCCAAGAATTGCTGGGGGCTATTTTACTCCTGGACACCGATGCGCTCACTAGCGGCACTGGTGTGCATCTGACGGGCCAGCAACTGAGTATCCCCGTGGGGGATAATCTTCTCGGGCGGGTCATCGATCCCCTGGGGACGCCCCTTGATGGCATGGAATCACCTCAGTGCTCAGAAAGGCGGAATTTGGAACATCCTTCGCCCCCTATGGTCACCCGGGATTTCGTTCATGCGCCCCTCTATACGGGTATCAAAATCATCGACACCATGATTCCCATGGGGCGAGGTCAACGCCAACTCATCATAGGCGATGAAGGGCTGGGCAAAAGCGCCATCGCTGTCGACACCATCATCAACCAGAAAGGACAAGGGGTCTATTGCGTGTATGTGCTCATTGGCCAGAAGCGCTCAACGGTACTCAGAACCCTAGACACCTTGCGCCAGTACGGGGCCTTGGACTACACCACAGTCGTGGTCGGCGAAGCCAATGCCCTGCCGGGCCTGCAATATTTAGCACCTTTCGCCGGTTGCACTCTCGCTGAAGCTTGGATGGCCCAGGGCAAGGACACCCTTGTGATCTATGATGACCTGAGCACCCATGCCCGGATTTATCGCGAACTCTCCCTCCTGCTGCGTCGCCCTCCAGGGCGGGAAGCTTACCCAGGGGATATTTTTCACCTCCATGCCCGTCTCCTAGAGCGGGCGACCTGCTTAACTTCCCGCTATGGTGGCGGCAGCATGGCGGCCATGCCCATTGTTGAAACCCAACAGGGAGAAATTGCCGCTTATATCCCCACCAATCTCATCTCGATTACAGACGGACAAATCTATTTGGATGCAGACTTGTTTGCCAGCGGTTTTCGGCCCGCTATCGATGTGGCCAAATCAGTATCCCGTATCGGAGGCAAGGCCCAACACTTCCGTATCCGAGAAGAAGCGGGTCGCATGAAACTCGATTATTTACAATTTTTGGAATTGGAAATCTTTACCCGCTTCGGCGCCCATCTCGAGCCCTCAATGCAGGCCAAAATCCGGCACGGTCGTGTATTACGCAAGTTGCTTACTCAGAATCGCCTCAGCCCCCTCTCCATTAAGTGCCAGCTCGCCTGGTTGATTGCCTTCAATGAAGGACGGTTCGACCCGTTTGAATTAGAGGCTATTCCAAGGCAATTAAATAGGCTGGTGGAACACATCCAGAACAGTTCGCTCACCTTGGATAGGGATCGGAACGAATGGCTGCAAACCTTGGAAACATGGCTATCGGCCATCCCCGAAGATAAAGAATGA
- a CDS encoding F0F1 ATP synthase subunit delta — protein sequence MELNWSTFILEIINFLILVWFLKHFFYRPILGVIERRRSTIQQTLEEAKTIRSKAEAMEQQYQNRLREWEKEKAAALEKLHRELNAEQERQVAALRNSLEAERERAQVLLERNQNQARRKDQEAALERTVRFASQLLSRLAGPELEAKLVALVLEDLTTLPLEQQENLRETLTNTTEPIKVASAYPLEESKRQTLQAAFHRLAGKNPNVLDFRQDPELIAGLRISIGPWVLRANLQDELSYFAEAIHGRLE from the coding sequence TTGGAACTGAACTGGTCCACCTTTATCCTGGAGATTATCAATTTCCTCATTCTGGTCTGGTTCCTCAAACATTTTTTCTACCGTCCCATTTTGGGAGTAATCGAGCGGCGCCGCAGCACCATCCAGCAAACCCTTGAGGAAGCCAAGACCATCCGCAGCAAGGCCGAAGCTATGGAGCAGCAATACCAAAATCGGCTCAGAGAATGGGAAAAAGAAAAAGCGGCGGCCCTGGAAAAATTGCACCGCGAGCTTAATGCCGAACAGGAACGGCAAGTGGCAGCCCTGCGGAATTCCCTAGAAGCAGAGCGGGAACGGGCTCAAGTCTTGCTCGAACGGAACCAAAATCAGGCCCGACGCAAAGACCAAGAGGCGGCCCTAGAACGAACTGTCCGCTTTGCCTCCCAATTGCTCTCCCGTCTCGCCGGTCCTGAACTAGAAGCCAAACTAGTGGCTCTGGTCCTGGAGGATCTGACCACCCTACCCCTGGAACAACAAGAGAACTTGCGGGAGACCCTAACCAATACCACCGAACCCATTAAAGTCGCCAGCGCCTACCCCCTAGAGGAATCTAAGCGGCAAACCTTGCAAGCTGCCTTTCACCGTTTAGCAGGGAAAAACCCAAATGTTTTGGATTTCCGCCAAGATCCAGAGCTTATCGCCGGGCTGCGCATCAGCATCGGCCCTTGGGTATTACGGGCCAACTTGCAGGATGAATTGAGCTATTTCGCTGAAGCTATCCATGGACGACTTGAATAA
- the atpE gene encoding ATP synthase F0 subunit C — MSEISDITWFVLVSTIMAILGIVLGTMLPAIAMGRSISHALEALSRQPEAEGSITRTLFIGLAMIESLAIYCLVIVLIVLFRNPLLEYLIQ, encoded by the coding sequence ATGTCAGAAATATCAGACATAACGTGGTTCGTCCTCGTTTCCACAATAATGGCCATTTTAGGTATTGTATTAGGCACCATGTTGCCTGCAATAGCCATGGGCCGTTCCATCAGCCACGCTCTAGAGGCCTTATCCCGTCAGCCGGAGGCGGAAGGTTCTATTACCCGAACCCTATTCATTGGCCTTGCCATGATCGAATCCCTGGCTATCTATTGTTTGGTCATCGTGCTCATTGTGTTGTTTAGAAATCCCTTGCTGGAATACCTTATTCAGTAA
- a CDS encoding F0F1 ATP synthase subunit A, producing MEGSAMLNGVQWQIGPLIITETVNTTWGLMIALALTVVLTSRNLQLDPGPLQTALEGIVSVFEKSVHGVLPQYTREVLPFIGTLWLFLLLANLSSLIPGLHAPTRDLSATSALAFLVFLSVHWYGIRTQGLRNYLHHYLSPNPILLPFHIIGEITRTVALAVRLFGNMMSLEMAALLILLVAGFLVPIPILMLHIIEALVQTYIFGMLALVYIAGGIQSQQMRQKKNRRN from the coding sequence ATGGAAGGTTCGGCAATGCTTAATGGAGTGCAGTGGCAAATAGGGCCGCTCATCATTACCGAGACTGTCAACACCACCTGGGGATTGATGATCGCGCTGGCACTCACTGTGGTACTTACCAGCCGAAACCTACAGCTTGATCCCGGTCCCCTTCAGACCGCCTTGGAAGGGATCGTCAGTGTCTTTGAAAAAAGCGTGCACGGAGTCCTGCCTCAATACACGCGAGAAGTATTACCTTTCATTGGCACCCTATGGCTGTTTTTATTACTGGCCAATCTCAGTAGCCTCATTCCCGGTCTCCATGCCCCGACCCGGGATTTATCCGCCACTTCGGCACTGGCATTTCTGGTCTTTTTATCGGTTCACTGGTACGGCATCCGCACCCAAGGGTTAAGGAACTATCTGCACCACTACCTCAGCCCTAACCCCATTCTATTGCCTTTTCATATCATTGGCGAAATCACCCGTACCGTCGCCTTGGCAGTACGCCTGTTCGGCAACATGATGAGCTTGGAAATGGCAGCCCTTTTGATCCTCTTGGTCGCCGGATTCTTGGTGCCCATTCCCATCCTCATGTTGCACATCATTGAGGCTTTAGTCCAAACCTATATCTTCGGCATGCTTGCTCTGGTTTACATTGCCGGCGGCATTCAATCCCAACAAATGAGACAAAAAAAGAATAGAAGGAATTGA
- a CDS encoding AtpZ/AtpI family protein, translating into MKYTHQLREKVERQARRLKKAEQERPTLLAQTAYLGTLGLLFVAPVVAGAYLGQWLDERAPDYSVVWTVSLLLLGVFLGAVNVYLFIRSRE; encoded by the coding sequence ATGAAATATACCCATCAGCTTCGAGAGAAAGTCGAGCGCCAAGCCCGTCGCCTTAAAAAGGCGGAGCAGGAACGCCCCACCCTCTTGGCTCAAACAGCCTATCTCGGTACCCTAGGACTATTATTTGTGGCGCCGGTAGTCGCTGGAGCTTACCTGGGACAGTGGTTGGATGAGCGCGCCCCCGACTACTCGGTAGTATGGACGGTAAGCCTGCTTCTCCTAGGGGTTTTCCTAGGTGCCGTCAATGTCTACTTATTCATCCGCAGCAGAGAGTAA
- a CDS encoding F0F1 ATP synthase subunit epsilon, whose product MKTFVLYLQDSTRSQRIPEVVSFVGEDASGSFGIRAGHARFMTSLVFGLARFRRGNDPWQFLALPGALLYFVNNELFISTRRYLQGENYEQISQALQEQLLAEEERLHEMKQSLHRLEEEMRRRLWELHRLKA is encoded by the coding sequence ATGAAAACCTTTGTACTTTATCTCCAAGATTCTACCCGCTCCCAACGGATCCCGGAGGTGGTTTCATTTGTGGGGGAAGATGCCTCAGGAAGCTTTGGGATCCGGGCAGGACATGCCCGCTTTATGACCTCTCTCGTCTTTGGTCTAGCGCGATTTCGCCGGGGTAACGATCCCTGGCAATTCTTGGCATTACCGGGAGCGCTGCTCTATTTTGTGAATAATGAACTCTTTATTAGTACCCGTCGTTACTTACAGGGTGAAAATTACGAACAAATCAGCCAGGCGCTCCAAGAACAACTTCTGGCGGAGGAAGAACGACTCCATGAGATGAAACAGAGCCTGCATCGACTGGAAGAGGAAATGCGCCGACGCCTTTGGGAACTGCACCGGTTGAAAGCATGA